One Amblyraja radiata isolate CabotCenter1 unplaced genomic scaffold, sAmbRad1.1.pri scaffold_702_ctg1, whole genome shotgun sequence genomic window carries:
- the LOC116970289 gene encoding paraneoplastic antigen Ma6E-like: MGMLVVVGLVWGVLQRGRAGATGKSGGQRGRAGGNGHRGQRGRAGGSGGAVGKSGGNGEERGAMWGRAGGSGLERGQRGQRGRAGAAGKSGGSGEERGQRGSAGGSGHSGSSGEERGQRGRTAAAGKSGGQRGT, from the exons atgggcatgttggtcgtggtgggactagt ttggggcgtgTTG cagcggggaagagcgggggcaacggggaagagcggggggcagcggggaagagcggggggcaaCGGGCatcgggggcagcggggaagagcggggggcagTGGG ggggcagtggggaagagcgggggcaacggggaagagcggggggcaatg TGGGGTAGAGCGGGGGGCAGTGGGctagagcgggggcagcgggggcagcggggaagagcgggggcagcggggaagagcgggggcagcggggaagagcgggggcagcggggaagcgCGGGGGGCAGCGGGCACAGCGGgagcagcggggaagagcgggggcagcggggtaGAACGgcggcagcggggaagagcggggggcagcggggaaca